One genomic region from Mastacembelus armatus chromosome 21, fMasArm1.2, whole genome shotgun sequence encodes:
- the LOC113123971 gene encoding olfactory receptor 11A1-like: MDNNLNITYITIDAYVELDKYRFVYFVIMFTAYILIICSNSTIMCLIVIHKNLHEPMYIFIAALLLNSVPYSTVLYPKILTDVLSEKQIMSYSACLFQFYVNYSLGASEFLLLTAMSYDRYVSICKPLQYPTIMRKRNICILLVVAWILPAGQLAVPIGLSADVELCEFSFKQIVCNSAVFKLQCEKSRVSNIYMMIAFVNLVILPVLFILFTYIRIFIITYRSGREVRRKAAQTCLPHLIVLINFSCLGSFDVLLVQMETDFPKIVRLIMSTQTILYHPLFNPIIYGLKMREIYKHLRK, translated from the coding sequence atggataataacctcaatataacatatataactattgatgcatatgtggaactggacaaatacagatttgtttattttgtgatcatgtttacagcatatattctaataatctgcagtaattctactattatgtgtctgatagtgattcacaaaaacctccatgagcctatgtacattttcattgcagctttgttactgaactctgttcctTACAGCACTGTtctttacccaaagattttaactgatgttttatctgaaaaacagatcatgtcatattcagcctgtctctttcagttttatgtcaATTATTCTTTGggtgcttcagagtttttactgttgacagccatgtcctatgacaggtatgtgtctatatgtaaacctctgcagtatccaactatcatgaggaaaagaaacatctgtattttactggttgtagcttggattctgcctgctggtcagttagcagttCCAATTGGTCTGAGTGCTGATGTTGAGCTATGTGAGTTTTCTTTTAAGCAAATAGTTTGTAACAGTGCAGTTTTTAAACTTCAATGTGAGAAGTCAAGAGTGTCAAATATTTATATGATGATTGCTTTTGTTAATCTtgtaattctccctgtgcttttcatcctttttacctacataaggatatttataatcacctatcgaagtggtagagaagtcaggagaaaagctgcacagacctgtttacctcacctgattgttctaatcaacttttcctgtttgggttcatttgatgtacttctagttcaaatggaaactgattttccaaaaattgtgcgTTTAATAATGTCGACACAAacaattttgtatcatcctctttttaatccaatcatatatggactaaaaatgagagaaatttataaacacctcaggaaa